GGTGCTGGGCCAGGCGTACATCGTGATCATTTGCTGAATTCTGTCCTGCTCGGTGTAGGCACGGAATAACGAGCGGACGGGGCTACGAGGCCTGCGGCCTGCGGCCGTTCTCCAGCTCGACGGCGCCCTCACCGGTGCGCAGGACCCGGCACGCCTCCACGGTGCGCCGGCCCAGGGATCCGAGCAGATGGTCCGTCAGCTCGGCCTGCTCCACCAGCCGCCACGAGATCAGCTCCTCTTCCTGGAGCTTGATGGAGGCGAGCTGCTCGGCGTCGAGCACGCCGCCGTCGTAGAGGTACGCGACGAGCGGGGGCCGGCCCTCGCCGACCGACCAGTCGACGGCGAGCAGCCGGCCGAGCGGCAGGTCGATGCCGATCTCCTCGGCGCTCTCCCGGCGGGCGGCCGTGCGCGGGGACTCCCCCGTGTCCGACTCGATGGTGCCGCCCGGCAGCGCCCAGCCCTCCCGGTAGTTGGGCTCGACGAGGAGCACGCGGTCCTCGGCGTCCCGGAAGAGGGCGGCCGCTCCGGCCAGCACCCGGGGCAGGCTCGCGATGTAGGTGGCAAAGTCATCGGTGGTCGTCACGCCGCCACCCTACCCAGCCGCCCCGGATGGCCGGGGATCACTCCTCCCCGGTGCCGCCGCCCGGCGGCCCGTCCTCCCGGTCGCGGTTCCTCGACTCCGCCACGCGGCGCAGACGGGGGTGGCGGTCCGGGCCGCGTTCGGTGATGGCGTCGCCGACCATGGCCTTGACCGCGTCCCGGAGTCCGTGGAGGGCGTGGTGGCGGACGGGGCCCGCGCCCGGGTCCTCGCGCAGCTCCTTCACCAGGGCCCAGCACAGGAGCAGCATCACGACCACGAACGGCAGCGCGACCAGGATGGTGGCCGTCTGCAGGGACTTCAGGCCGCCCGCGACGAGGAGTACGGCGGCCACGGCGGCCATCAGCACGCCCCAGGTGACCACGAGCCAGGTCGGCGGGTTCAGGGAGCCGCGGCTGGTGAGGGAGCCCATGACGAGGGAGGCGGAGTCGGCGCTGGTGACGAAGTACGTCATCACCAGGAGCATCGCGATCCACGAGGTGACCGTGCCGAGCGGGAGCGCGTCGAGCATCGCGAAGAGCGAGGCCTCGGTGCCCTCCTTGGCCTTGGCGGCCATGTCGGCGACTCCGGTGGAGTCGAGGCGGATCGCGGTGCCGCCCATGACGCAGAACCAGACGACGGTGGCGCCGCTGGGCACCAGGAGCACGCCGACGAGGAACTCGCGGATGGTGCGGCCGCGCGAGATGCGGGCGATGAAGGTGCCGACGAAGGGCGCCCAGGAGAGCCACCACGCCCAGTAGAAGATCGTCCACGCGCCGAGCCACGCGCTGTCGGTGAAGGCGCCGGTGCGGGTGGCCATGGGGAGCAGTTCGTGCAGGTAGCTGCCGATGCTCGCCGGGATCACGTCGAGGATGTAGACGGTCGGGCCGAGGACGAAGACGAAGGTCATCAGGGCCGCGGCGAGCACGATGTTGATCGTGCTGAGCCATTTGACGCCCTTGTGCAGCCCGGAGAAGGCGGAGAGCACGAAGGCGGCGGAGAGGGAGACGATGATGATCAGCTCGACCGTGGTCGAGTCCTCGATCCCGGTGGTGATGTTGAGGCCCTTGGACACCTGGAGGGCGCCGAGGCCGAGGCTGGTGGCGGTGCCGAAGACGGTCGCGAAGACGGCGAGCAGGTCGATGGCCTTGCCGGGCCAGCCGTTGGCCCGCTCCTCGCCCATGAGGGGGACGAAGGCGGAGCTGAGGCGGTTGCCGCGGCCCTTGCGGAAGGTCGCGTAGGCGAGGGCGAGACCGGCGATGCCGTAGATCGCCCAGGGGGTGAGCGTCCAGTGGAAGAAGGAGTAGTCGAGCGCGGCGCGGGCGGCGTCGCCGGTGCCGGGGGCCGCGCCGGAGGCCGGGGGCGGGTTCAGGTAATGGGTGAGCGGCTCGCCCACCCCGTAGAACATGAGTCCGATCCCCATGCCCGCGCTGAACATCATCGCGATCCACGCGAGGTTCGTGAACTCCGGCTCCGAGTCGTCCTTGCCGAGGCGGATCCGGCCGAAGCGGCTGATCGCGAGCACGACGCACATGACGAGGAACACATCGGCGGCGATCACGAAGAGCCACGCGAAGTTGCCGAGCACCCAGGCCAGCGCACTGCTCGACGCCGAGTCGAAGGAGCTCTTCCCGAGCGCCGCCCAGGCGACCACCGCCAGGACGGAGATCACTCCGATGGTGACGACGGTGCGGTCGGGAGTGCCGTCGGTGCCGCCGGCGCCGCCGGTCCCGCCGGTGCCGTCGACGGGGCCTTCGGACCCGCCACCTGGGGAATCCGGACGTGGCTGTTCCAGTGAATCCGTGCTCATGCGGCCACACTATGCAGGCGTATATCCCTATTTAGGGGTATGCCGCGCCGCGTGTGGCCCAGGCCACGCATGGGCATAGGAGGATCCTCCGGATAGGCTCAGGGGTGGCGCGACTGCACTGTTCGATAGCAAGGGATTAGCAAGGTGACGGACGGAGCAGTAACTGAGACCGCGCGCGTGCTCATCGCCGCGGACAAATTCAAGGGCTCGCTCACGGCCGTTCAGGTCGCGGAGCGGGTGACGGCCGGCCTTCGCAAGGCCGTACCGGGCGTGGAGATCGAGACCCTCCCCGTCGCGGACGGCGGCGACGGTACGGTCGCGGCCGCTGTGGCGGCCGGGTTCGAACGCCGGGAGGTACGGGTCACCGGACCGCTCGGTGACCAGGTCACGGCCGCTTTCGCCCTGCGCGAGGGCACCGCGGTGGTCGAGATGGCGGAAGCCTCCGGGCTCCAGCTGCTGCCGGCGGGTGTCTTCGCCCCGCTGACGGCGACCACCTACGGCTCCGGCGAACTGCTGAAGGCCGCACTCGACGCGGGAGCGCGCTCGATCGTCTTCGGTGTGGGCGGCAGCGCCACCACCGACGGCGGCGCGGGCATGCTGGCCGCGCTGGGCGCGGTGTTCCTGGATGCGAACGGTGAACCGGTCGGTCCGGGCGGCGGCGCGCTGGCGGGTCTGGCCTCGGCCGACCTGTCGGGCATCGACCCCCGCATCAAGGAGGTCGACTTCGTCCTGGCGAGCGACGTGGACAACCCTCTGACGGGTCCGAAGGGCGCCCCGGCGGTCTACGGCCCGCAGAAGGGGGCGTCGCCCGAGGACGTCGCGACGCTGGACGCGGCGCTGGCGCACTTCGCGGTGGTCCTGGAGAAGTCGATCGGCTCCCTGGCCGCCGAGGCGGCGGTTTCGCCCGGCGCGGGCGGAGCGGGCGGCATCGGCTACGGGGCACTGCTGCTCGGTGCCTCGTTCCGTCCCGGCATCGAGCTGATGCTCGAGGTGCTCGGCTTCGCGCCGGCGCTGGAGCGGGCCACGCTGGTCATCACCGGTGAGGGTTCGCTGGACGAGCAGACCCTCCACGGCAAGGCTCCGGCCGGTGTCGCGGCGGCGGCTCGCGCGGCGGGCAAGCCGGTCGTCGCGGTCTGCGGCCGCCTGCTGCTGACGCAGGAGGCCCTCCAGACCGCCGGCATCCAGCGGGCCTACCCGCTCACGGACCTCGAGCCGGACCCGGCGGTGAGCATCCCGAACGCGGGGCCGCTGCTGGAGCGGGTGGCGGAGAGCATCGCGGCCGACGTCCTCTGACGCCGTCCGCCCTCACCGGCGGCCCGGATCCCCTGACGGGGGGGTCCGGGCCGTCGGCGTTCCCCGGGCCGGGCAGGCCGAGCGGGGCCGGGCGGCCCCGTGGGGGGAGTCCCCTACCCGCCCTTCGCCCGTTCCCCGGGGCTCCGCCCCGGACCCCGCGCCTCAAACGCCGGAGGGGCTGGATCGTCGCCTGGCGGGGCTGGATTGCCCGCAGGGCAATTCCAGCCCCGCCGGCGTTTGAGGCGCGGGTCCGGGCAGCGCCCGGGGAACGGTGGAAGGGCGGGTAGGGGACTTCGCCCCGCAGGGCCCACCCGCGACCGGGTCAGGCCCGGGTGGGGGTCGGCGCGGCGGTGCGGGCCGCGGTCACGAGCTGCGCCGTGGTGACGATCCGGGCGAAGCCGCCGCCCTGGAGGTTGACCGCGGTGGCGGTGGCGAGCTGGTCGGCCGTCAGCCGGAGTGCGTCCGGGCCGGGTTCGGCGGCCAGGTCGAAGGTGTGCGTGGCATCGAGCGGCACGAGGACCTCGTAGCCCAGGTTCCCGGCCATCCGGGCCGTGGTCTCGACGCACATGTTCGTCTGGATCCCGGTGATGACGAGCTGTCCGACGCCCTGGGAGGTGAGCCAGTCGGCGAGGTCCGGGGTGCCGTAGAAGGAGGAGTTCACGGACTTGGTGACGTGCAGCGCGGCCCGGTCGGCCCGCTCGGCGACGAAGTCCTTGAAGGCGTACCCGGGCCCGTCCGGAGCGAGGACGGAGCCCGCCATGCGGGAAGCGTGCTGCACGAGAACGAGGGGGCGGCCGGTCTCCTGCCAGGCGTCCATCAGCGCGGCGATGTTCTCCTCGGCGGCCGGGTTGTTGCGCGGCCCCCAGAAGTCGGCGTCGTCGAAGCCCTGTTGGACGTCGATGACCAGCAGGGCGCTGTTCGCGGCGATCTCGATGGCGGCCGGGGCCTGGGCCTCGGTCGGGGCCGTGGTCGTCTGGGTCTTCGTGGTCGTGCTCTCGTTCGTCATGCCCTCATCCTGGGCGGCTCCTCCCCCTCGAACCAGTACCACCCGGCCCCCGAACCGATGGGATCCTGCCAGGGTGGCAGATCCGCGCCCGGAGCGGCCCGAAGTCCGGCTCCGTCCCAGGTCGGGGGCCTCGCGGCGGCAGCATGCGGAGGCTCGGCCCTCCCCTTCGGCGGGGCCTGCGTGGCAGACTCACGGCCATGCACCGCGTTGCGATCGTCGTTCAGCCCGGCATCCGCGCTTTCGACCTGGCCGTCATCACCGAGGTCTGGGGGCACGACCGCGGCCACAGCGGGGTGCCGCCCTTCGAGCTTCGCCGGTGCGCCCTCGACACCGGCCCGATCCCGCTCCCCGGGGGGCTGACCCTGACCCCGGACCGCGGGCTCGACTGGCTCGCCGACGCCGACCTCGTCGTGGTCCCCGCGCTGGACCGGCCCTCCGACCCGACGCCGGAGCCGGTCCTCGCCGTCCTGCGCGACACCCACGCCCGGGGCATCCCGGTGGCCGCCCTGTGCGCCGGCGCCTTCATCCTCGCCGAGGCCGGGCTGCTGGCCGGCCGCCGGGCCGTGACCCACTGGTCGCTGGCCCCGGCGCTGGCCGGGCGGTACCCCGCCGTGCGCGTCGAGGAGGCCCCGCTCTACGTCGGGGACGACGGGCTGTGGACCTCCGCAGGGGTCGCCTCCGGGATCGACCTCTGCCTGCACCTGGTCCGCGAGGCCCACGGCTCCGAGGCGGCCGCCGCCATCGCCCGCTCGATGGTGACCGGCCCCTTCCGCACCGGCGAACACGCCCAGTACCTGGACCGCCCGACCCCGGTCGCCGACCGGACCGCCGAGGCGCTGGCCCTCGTACGGGAGCGGGCGCTCGGGCGGCTGCACGAGGCGCTGGACGTGGCCACCCTGGCCCGGTGGGCCGGGATGTCCCCGCGGTCCTTCGCCCGGCACTTCGCCGCCTCGACCGGCACCACCCCGCACAAATGGCTCCTGGGCCACCGTCTGGACGAAGCGCGCAAGCTGCTGGAGCGCACCGATCATCCAGTCACCGAGGTGGCCCGGCGGGCCGGATTCGCCAGCGAGGTCACCTTCCGCCAGCACTTCACCTCCTACGTCGGCACGAGCCCCCGCGCGTACCGCGCGGCCGCTACGGCACCAGGGCCCCCGGGGCCTCCCCCAAACCGCGCCGACAGTGTTAGAAATGGCTCATGACCGGACGTTTTGGCCTACCCAGGGGCTCCGGAGGAGCGCCCGAGGACAGGCCCCCGCCCGAGGACGGGTCCCCACCCGGAATCGGGCCCGGACACGCACCCGGACACGCACCCGGAGTCGGCCCCGCACACGGGCCCGGCCGCAGTCGCCTGCGCCGCCTCGCACACCGCCTCACCCGCCCGTTCTCCCGGCTGTTCGCCCACCTCTCGCTCGGCGCCCGCAGCGTCGCCGGCCAGGTCTTCGCCCTCCAGGCCGTCCTCGTCCTGGTGCTGATCACGGCCGCCGCCTCGGCCCTGTTCTTCCAGGCCCGGTACGACAGCCAGCGCGACGCCCGCAACCGCTCCCTCGCCGCGGCCGAGGCCTTCGCGCACGCCCCCGGCCTCCCCGCGGCCCTGGAGTCCCCCGACCCCACCGCCGTGCTCCAGCCGCTGGCCGAGGGC
This genomic interval from Streptomyces sp. NBC_00193 contains the following:
- a CDS encoding glycerate kinase — translated: MTDGAVTETARVLIAADKFKGSLTAVQVAERVTAGLRKAVPGVEIETLPVADGGDGTVAAAVAAGFERREVRVTGPLGDQVTAAFALREGTAVVEMAEASGLQLLPAGVFAPLTATTYGSGELLKAALDAGARSIVFGVGGSATTDGGAGMLAALGAVFLDANGEPVGPGGGALAGLASADLSGIDPRIKEVDFVLASDVDNPLTGPKGAPAVYGPQKGASPEDVATLDAALAHFAVVLEKSIGSLAAEAAVSPGAGGAGGIGYGALLLGASFRPGIELMLEVLGFAPALERATLVITGEGSLDEQTLHGKAPAGVAAAARAAGKPVVAVCGRLLLTQEALQTAGIQRAYPLTDLEPDPAVSIPNAGPLLERVAESIAADVL
- a CDS encoding BCCT family transporter; translated protein: MSTDSLEQPRPDSPGGGSEGPVDGTGGTGGAGGTDGTPDRTVVTIGVISVLAVVAWAALGKSSFDSASSSALAWVLGNFAWLFVIAADVFLVMCVVLAISRFGRIRLGKDDSEPEFTNLAWIAMMFSAGMGIGLMFYGVGEPLTHYLNPPPASGAAPGTGDAARAALDYSFFHWTLTPWAIYGIAGLALAYATFRKGRGNRLSSAFVPLMGEERANGWPGKAIDLLAVFATVFGTATSLGLGALQVSKGLNITTGIEDSTTVELIIIVSLSAAFVLSAFSGLHKGVKWLSTINIVLAAALMTFVFVLGPTVYILDVIPASIGSYLHELLPMATRTGAFTDSAWLGAWTIFYWAWWLSWAPFVGTFIARISRGRTIREFLVGVLLVPSGATVVWFCVMGGTAIRLDSTGVADMAAKAKEGTEASLFAMLDALPLGTVTSWIAMLLVMTYFVTSADSASLVMGSLTSRGSLNPPTWLVVTWGVLMAAVAAVLLVAGGLKSLQTATILVALPFVVVMLLLCWALVKELREDPGAGPVRHHALHGLRDAVKAMVGDAITERGPDRHPRLRRVAESRNRDREDGPPGGGTGEE
- a CDS encoding NUDIX hydrolase — translated: MTTTDDFATYIASLPRVLAGAAALFRDAEDRVLLVEPNYREGWALPGGTIESDTGESPRTAARRESAEEIGIDLPLGRLLAVDWSVGEGRPPLVAYLYDGGVLDAEQLASIKLQEEELISWRLVEQAELTDHLLGSLGRRTVEACRVLRTGEGAVELENGRRPQAS
- a CDS encoding GlxA family transcriptional regulator → MHRVAIVVQPGIRAFDLAVITEVWGHDRGHSGVPPFELRRCALDTGPIPLPGGLTLTPDRGLDWLADADLVVVPALDRPSDPTPEPVLAVLRDTHARGIPVAALCAGAFILAEAGLLAGRRAVTHWSLAPALAGRYPAVRVEEAPLYVGDDGLWTSAGVASGIDLCLHLVREAHGSEAAAAIARSMVTGPFRTGEHAQYLDRPTPVADRTAEALALVRERALGRLHEALDVATLARWAGMSPRSFARHFAASTGTTPHKWLLGHRLDEARKLLERTDHPVTEVARRAGFASEVTFRQHFTSYVGTSPRAYRAAATAPGPPGPPPNRADSVRNGS
- a CDS encoding cysteine hydrolase family protein; translated protein: MEIAANSALLVIDVQQGFDDADFWGPRNNPAAEENIAALMDAWQETGRPLVLVQHASRMAGSVLAPDGPGYAFKDFVAERADRAALHVTKSVNSSFYGTPDLADWLTSQGVGQLVITGIQTNMCVETTARMAGNLGYEVLVPLDATHTFDLAAEPGPDALRLTADQLATATAVNLQGGGFARIVTTAQLVTAARTAAPTPTRA